The proteins below are encoded in one region of Hordeum vulgare subsp. vulgare chromosome 3H, MorexV3_pseudomolecules_assembly, whole genome shotgun sequence:
- the LOC123443415 gene encoding probable serine/threonine-protein kinase PBL7 isoform X1: MGFLSCLFRCPEEEEVVVKEHDDNEDSSGIDHGVASESSESVPLRAESTHIEGIQRNGTNNEATIFTLRELVDATKNFSQDSQLGRGGFGCVYKAYLNDGQVVAVKQLDLNGLQGNREFLVEVLMLNLLHHPNLVNLIGYCVDGDQRLLVYEYMPLGSLEDHLHDLPPNKEPLDWTTRMKIAAGAAAGLEYLHDKANPPVIYRDIKPSNILLAEGYHAKLSDFGLAKLGPVGDKTHVTTRVMGTYGYCAPEYAATGQLTNKSDIYSFGVVFLELITGRRALDSNRPREEQDLVSWARPLFKDQRKFPKMADPLLRGRFPKRGLYQALAIAAMCLQEKSRNRPLIREVAAALSYLSSQTYNGNDAAGRRCLDGPSTPKVSEEQVNQDDALPSQLGAQTSMHDRMNDFIPEGKEHCRSGSNRGVRGRVVPNGVDRDRALADANVWAEAWRRHEKASKVRVTDEILG; encoded by the exons ATGGGCTTCTTGTCGTGCCTGTTCCGGTGccctgaggaggaggaggtggtggtgaaggagcacgacgacaacgaggactcCAGCGGAATCGACCATGGAGTCGCCTCAG AGTCATCAGAAAGTGTCCCACTGAGGGCTGAATCCACGCATATTGAAGGAATCCAGAGAAATGGCACAAATAATGAAGCAACGATCTTCACTCTGCGTGAGCTTGTTGATGCTACCAAAAACTTCAGCCAGGATTCTCAGTTGGGTCGAGGAGGATTTGGTTGTGTGTATAAAGCATATTTGAATGATGGTCAG GTTGTTGCAGTCAAACAACTTGATCTAAATGGGCTTCAGGGGAACCGAGAATTCCTTGTGGAGGTTCTCATGCTCAACCTCTTGCATCACCCTAACCTTGTCAATTTGATAGGCTACTGTGTTGACGGTGATCAACGCTTACTCGTTTATGAATATATGCCATTGGGATCACTAGAAGACCATCTGCACG ACCTTCCACCCAATAAAGAACCTCTAGATTGGACAACACGGATGAAGATAGCTGCTGGCGCAGCTGCTGGTTTGGAATACCTACATGATAAGGCAAATCCACCAGTTATTTATCGAGATATTAAGCCATCAAACATTCTTCTTGCTGAAGGGTATCATGCGAAGTTGTCCGACTTTGGACTTGCTAAACTTGGTCCTGTGGGTGATAAGACTCATGTGACAACCCGTGTCATGGGGACTTATGGCTATTGTGCTCCTGAGTATGCCGCGACTGGACAGCTAACGAATAAGTCTGATATCTATAGTTTTGGTGTGGTGTTCCTCGAGCTAATTACAGGACGAAGGGCACTCGATAGCAATCGGCCTCGTGAGGAACAGGACTTAGTCTCATGG GCTCGTCCATTGTTCAAAGACCAAAGGAAATTTCCAAAGATGGCCGATCCTTTGTTGCGTGGCCGCTTTCCAAAGAGGGGTTTGTACCAGGCCTTGGCTATTGCAGCGATGTGTTTGCAGGAAAAGTCAAGGAACCGCCCTCTGATTAGGGAAGTTGCTGCTGCTCTCTCCTATTTGTCATCACAAACATACAATGGGAATGACGCTGCTGGTCGTCGTTGCCTTGATGGCCCTTCGACACCAAAAGTGTCAGAGGAGCAGGTTAACCAAGATGATGCTTTGCCTAGTCAACTTGGAGCTCAAACATCGATGCATGACCGTATGAATGACTTCATTCCAGAAGGAAAAGAGCATTGCAGGAGTGGCTCCAATCGTGGAGTACGGGGCAGGGTTGTTCCAAATGGCGTCGACCGAGACCGCGCACTTGCAGACGCGAATGTCTGGGCCGAGGCTTGGAGACGCCATGAGAAGGCAAGCAAAGTGCGTGTAACCGATGAAATCCTTGGATAG
- the LOC123443415 gene encoding probable serine/threonine-protein kinase PBL7 isoform X2 has protein sequence MGFLSCLFRCPEEEEVVVKEHDDNEDSSGIDHGVASESVPLRAESTHIEGIQRNGTNNEATIFTLRELVDATKNFSQDSQLGRGGFGCVYKAYLNDGQVVAVKQLDLNGLQGNREFLVEVLMLNLLHHPNLVNLIGYCVDGDQRLLVYEYMPLGSLEDHLHDLPPNKEPLDWTTRMKIAAGAAAGLEYLHDKANPPVIYRDIKPSNILLAEGYHAKLSDFGLAKLGPVGDKTHVTTRVMGTYGYCAPEYAATGQLTNKSDIYSFGVVFLELITGRRALDSNRPREEQDLVSWARPLFKDQRKFPKMADPLLRGRFPKRGLYQALAIAAMCLQEKSRNRPLIREVAAALSYLSSQTYNGNDAAGRRCLDGPSTPKVSEEQVNQDDALPSQLGAQTSMHDRMNDFIPEGKEHCRSGSNRGVRGRVVPNGVDRDRALADANVWAEAWRRHEKASKVRVTDEILG, from the exons ATGGGCTTCTTGTCGTGCCTGTTCCGGTGccctgaggaggaggaggtggtggtgaaggagcacgacgacaacgaggactcCAGCGGAATCGACCATGGAGTCGCCTCAG AAAGTGTCCCACTGAGGGCTGAATCCACGCATATTGAAGGAATCCAGAGAAATGGCACAAATAATGAAGCAACGATCTTCACTCTGCGTGAGCTTGTTGATGCTACCAAAAACTTCAGCCAGGATTCTCAGTTGGGTCGAGGAGGATTTGGTTGTGTGTATAAAGCATATTTGAATGATGGTCAG GTTGTTGCAGTCAAACAACTTGATCTAAATGGGCTTCAGGGGAACCGAGAATTCCTTGTGGAGGTTCTCATGCTCAACCTCTTGCATCACCCTAACCTTGTCAATTTGATAGGCTACTGTGTTGACGGTGATCAACGCTTACTCGTTTATGAATATATGCCATTGGGATCACTAGAAGACCATCTGCACG ACCTTCCACCCAATAAAGAACCTCTAGATTGGACAACACGGATGAAGATAGCTGCTGGCGCAGCTGCTGGTTTGGAATACCTACATGATAAGGCAAATCCACCAGTTATTTATCGAGATATTAAGCCATCAAACATTCTTCTTGCTGAAGGGTATCATGCGAAGTTGTCCGACTTTGGACTTGCTAAACTTGGTCCTGTGGGTGATAAGACTCATGTGACAACCCGTGTCATGGGGACTTATGGCTATTGTGCTCCTGAGTATGCCGCGACTGGACAGCTAACGAATAAGTCTGATATCTATAGTTTTGGTGTGGTGTTCCTCGAGCTAATTACAGGACGAAGGGCACTCGATAGCAATCGGCCTCGTGAGGAACAGGACTTAGTCTCATGG GCTCGTCCATTGTTCAAAGACCAAAGGAAATTTCCAAAGATGGCCGATCCTTTGTTGCGTGGCCGCTTTCCAAAGAGGGGTTTGTACCAGGCCTTGGCTATTGCAGCGATGTGTTTGCAGGAAAAGTCAAGGAACCGCCCTCTGATTAGGGAAGTTGCTGCTGCTCTCTCCTATTTGTCATCACAAACATACAATGGGAATGACGCTGCTGGTCGTCGTTGCCTTGATGGCCCTTCGACACCAAAAGTGTCAGAGGAGCAGGTTAACCAAGATGATGCTTTGCCTAGTCAACTTGGAGCTCAAACATCGATGCATGACCGTATGAATGACTTCATTCCAGAAGGAAAAGAGCATTGCAGGAGTGGCTCCAATCGTGGAGTACGGGGCAGGGTTGTTCCAAATGGCGTCGACCGAGACCGCGCACTTGCAGACGCGAATGTCTGGGCCGAGGCTTGGAGACGCCATGAGAAGGCAAGCAAAGTGCGTGTAACCGATGAAATCCTTGGATAG